In Solanum lycopersicum chromosome 3, SLM_r2.1, the genomic stretch AAAATTGTTAAGCCTGGATCATTTCTGATCCCTCTGATCAAAAACATAAGCACCTTGAAGAGGACGGAGAAGATCAACGCTGATAAGCCCCCAGCGAAAACTCCAGCAAAGAATCCAAGAATCCAGGCGCCTACCTTCCTTCTGATCTTGTTATGTTTGTCTTTTTTTACTGGTACTACAACTGTACTAGGTCCTGGAGCTTGGGCATATCTTGATTTGGACTCCGGTGCCATTGCAGGGCTGTGCCTTGGccttgttgcattctcagcaaGAATGTAACGCTTAGGAACATAATCTTTTCGATTTAAGTCTGCTGATAAGTGCTCAACTTGACTCACGACAGGCACCGTACCTTCAAGGAAACTATTGTCTGAAATGTTGAGGAGCCGGAGATTTCTGAAAGATTTCAAGGATTGAGGTATTCTGCCAGTAAACATGTTATCAGCAAGGGAGAGTTTTTCAAGGTTAGGAAAGTATTTCAAGAAGTTCAGGTTCCCAGATAACTCATTAGAGCCAAGGTCAAGGATACGAAGTCGGACTAGAGATGATAATTCAGGTGGGACTTTGCCAGAAAATTGGTTGTTTTGAAGGTTCAAGATTTCCAATTTCCTGGAGTCAACTATTTCATTTGGTATTCTGTCAAAGAGTTTGTTGTTTTGGAGGGACAGCTCTTTGAGCTCAGAAAGCCTCCCAATGGCAGGAGACAGAGTACCCTTCAACCCGTAGGATTTGAAGACAACCCTTGTGACTCTTAGCACGTATGAATTGTTTGTGAGTCGTTTTTCGCATGATATTCCAACAGAGTTGCATGGGTTCTCAAGAACATTGCGCTGAGCAGGGATGCCTAAGCCTTTTTGGACAAGCAAAAGAGCACTGTGATCAGGTGAGTAAAGGTTTAGTTTTGCTTGAACAAGAAGGATGACAgtgaaaaaagacaaaaaagaaaGGTGTATATGTGAGGCTGTGAAGGTCATCGGATTGGTGTTTTCCGACAGTGTTGTGGT encodes the following:
- the LOC101252072 gene encoding leucine-rich repeat receptor-like serine/threonine/tyrosine-protein kinase SOBIR1 precursor (The RefSeq protein has 8 substitutions compared to this genomic sequence) yields the protein MTFTASYIHLSFLSFFTVILLVQAKLNLYSPDHSALLLVQKGLGIPAQRNVLENPCNSVGISCEKRLINNSNVLRVTRVVFKSYGLKGTLSPAIGRLSELKELSLQNNKLFDRIPTEIVDSRKLEILNLQNNQFSGKVPPELSSLVRLRILDLGSNELSGNLNFLKYFPNLEKLSLADNMFTGRIPQSLKSFRNLRLLNISDNSFLEGTVPVVSQVEHLSTDLNRKDYVLKRYILAENATRPRHSPAMAPESKSRYAQAPGPSTVVVPVKKDKHNKIRRKVGAWILGFFAGVFAGGLSALIFSVLCKVLMFLIRGIRNDPGLTIFSPLIKKAEHLAFLENEDGLESLELIGQGGCGKVYKAALPGSDGKIIAVKKIIQPPKDAAELTEEDSKAMNKKMRQIKSEIKIVGQIRHRNLLPLLAHMPRPDCHYLVYEYMKNGSLQDTLQQVREGKRELDWSARHRIAMGIAAGLEYLHINHTQRIIHRDLKPGNVLLDDDMEARIADFGLAKAVPDAHTHITTSNVAGTIGYIAPEYHQTLKFTDKCDIYSFGVLLGVLVMGKLPSDEFFQNTSEMSLVKWMRNVMTSEDPNRAIDPKLMGNGNEDQMLLVLKIACFCTMENPKERPNSKDVRCMLMQIKH